The window TGTGGCAACAGAATCCTCGCGTACGTTTTCCACTTTCTTGGCAAACTGTTAATTAgaccttctttttttgtcatgtttgcTAACTAACTAGTGATCCTGCAGTAATTATTCTGTGCGCACTTCCAAGATGAATTATGCGACAAGTTAGAATTTGTTTCACGCGAATGGTTTGAATCACATGGTTATATTTTTGCGAAATAGTCTTACAACAATTTACACTTTTGAGGTGCCAGCTATGATGGACTGTGCGGTTATACCAACCAGATCAAGGGGTATTGACAAATGCTATCCTAAATCTATTTTCAGAGGGATGAATATACACACTTTGGTACAAGTTATCATGGGTGCGTAGTGGTGAATAGATTGGTATCAAATTTGCCAAGAAAGAGCACACAGCACAGACGCAAAAATCACTCCTtccctttatctttttttttaacgaagtCGGAAAATCTTTTCCTTTCGTTCTTTCCTATATCTCTTCTTTTGAGCAAGTCACCAGCAAGTACTTCGGACATTGTAAACAATGATTGGATTATCTATACTATAGGACTGTAAGCATTTCAAACggaaaaaataaatgttgttGCCGTTCTGTCATATGATAAAGCGTCGATTGTTTCGCATTGTTCTTGTAATTGTAGTATAAACTTGAGATTAACGGAAAGATAAATTCGTTTTTGTGCATCATGATTATGCAGAAACCAGCAAAGCTTTTGTAATTATAATCGAATCTAATCATATCAATTCACATTTCTTGCACAGCAGATGAAGAAATCCCCATGGAAACAACCGAGACAGAAGAGGTAGTTGACGAGAAGACAGTGGATGTGGACACTGCTGTCAATGAGGGACCCCAGGAACTCATACTGAGGCCTTACCAGGAGAAGGTCGCGGCTCAATCTCTTCGTGGTGAGAACTCACTGGTTGTACTCCCGACGGGCAAGGGCAAGACTGAAGTTGCCATTGCTGTGATCCAGCGACTGTTTTTACATTCGTCAGACAGTGAACTTGGTGCGAGCAGCAGTCATGGAAACAAGAAGACAGTCTTTGTTGTGAACAAAGTATGTAATTAGATCAATTATTACAAAAATCCACTCGCATAATGTAGCGAACATAAGCATAGATTTATGTCTATCCTTAATTCAGTATACTGTTTTTCACTAGCTATCATGCCTATGACGTATTTTCTCCTTCATATAGCAatgagttattattattatttgtgtgtgtgtgtgtgtgtgtgtgtgtgtgtgtgtgtgtgttctgaaGGGTGCTAGAAGCATTATGCTTTTGGGTTACACGTTCGTCCGTCTGTCCACATAGATCTCGTTGTCAGAAGCGGTAAGGAACATGGGTATACATTATACAGAGCTCTaccatttcttttgttttcataccAATATACTATCTATCATATGAAATAAGACATAATGAGGCAGTAAAGTCTACGTGTCTGACTCAGAATCATTCGAGGCACTTAAAAAAAGTGGTTGTATGGAGTGGTATATTCAAGTTCTAATGAGTGAATTCTGACTCCAGACAAAAATTGATTGGCACAATAGAGAGGTGCAGCATTGGCTCTTTTGTTCATAGGCATTTTCCAATTCGAGTAAAGTTCCACACTTTCTTCTTGTAGGTCCCCCTTGTAACACAGCAGAAGGAGCGCTGTCTCAAGTATCTTCGTGGTAAGTGCAGGGTGGCCGGTGTGAGTGGGGAAGAGATTGCTGGGGCACCGCTGGACACTGTCATTGACAGCAATGACATTATCGTGCTAACAGCACAGATCCTGGTCAACGCACTGAAGAATAGCACGTCGGGGGTCAGTCTGTCTCAAATCGATCTACTCGTCTTGGACGAATGCCATCATTGTCAGGTTCGTTATCCCTAGCCCATCTCCTACGTGACCTCCAAGAAGTGCAGCCTCGCTATAGTGATAGCATTGTTCTTCGGCCGGCCCTAATGGCCCTCTCTTCTATCTGTATGTCATCTGTTCATCTGGTTAAAAGAGAAAACCAAAAAGCCCCACCTACTTCGTCTTTAATGTGTGTTTTTCCAGGCTTGTCGCAGAGTTCAACTAAACAAGACTACCAAAACGAAGTTTAACATTTCACTTCTGATCGATTGTTTTTGTATCACTTAACATAATCTGTTAACCGTCGTCCGATCAGTCAATGTAAACTGGTTTCCAATGTCCGATCATTTCTATCAATGTTTTGACATTCTGCAGAAATTGAACCCGTACAATGTGCTCATGGCTCTTTACCGTGACCTGAAACTGAATCAACCGACGGCTCAAAGACCTCAGGTCAGTTCCTGTCAAACGAGagataaagaaggaaaaagacgTTGAGAGTTTTTTACTTGCCATACTGCTGTATTTCAGATTGtggttattttgacattttatacagCATCACTATCAGCTATAGAAAACTTGCATTTTATACAGGGTATATAAACTTCTATTCAATCAAATATGACACTTGAACCAAAAATTCCTTAACTTTCATAGTCTATGATCGATTTTAATGAGACTGTCACCATTTTGTTTATCTGATGCTTGTATAGATTATCTCGAACTATGAAGGTCCACTGTAATGTTATGGGAAATTGCAAAGAAAACGTCCAACTGACTGATTTATTTCGCTCGTGTGCTGGTACGATCGACTGTACCCATTCGTACTTTCTTTTGATACCATGGTCTGTGGAAGAAGCATAAATCCAAGatgaatttaatttaatttaaattAATTTAATTGAAATGAATCTTATTTCAGTCTTATGAAACATTCTTATCGTGGCCAGATTCTAGGCCTAACGGCTTCTCCTGGTGTTGGAAACGCAAAGAACCTGAAGGAAGCAGAAGAGCATATCATAAAGCTGTGCGCCAACCTGGACGCCATTATACCTCAAGAAACTAACGAGGTGACTTTCGATGAGCAAGACGAAGGTCCAAGACAAAGTGAGTAGGGCGCCCTCTAGGGCCCTTCACCcatactttgttgttgttgttgttgttttggttttaatggcgTGTATCACTCAGAACTGAGTAATTACGTTGTTGTTATTGTCGTCGTTTTGGTTTTAATGGCTTGTATCACTCAAGATTGAGTATTCACGCAAGATTGAATTTTTTTTGGCAtatgtagccttttgtcaaggacCTCTTGATGTATGATGGCCATAacgggcgagcgaagcgagcccagccgagcgcgacaGCGATAGGCTGTCCAACTCAGCTGTGATCGCTTCGTTCGCCCACATTCTCTTACTACCATACGGCGAGAGGACCTTGGCGAAAGGCTATACCCGATACTGATCGTAGTCTGAATACGTGACATTCGTCACTTGTAATTCACATTCTTCTGATCTTGAAACAGATTTAGTTAAATTTAAATTAACGCGATGCTTATCGTGTGAGAATATTGCAACATGAATATTTGCTTGGTGAAAATCATGTTTACTTAGAAAGATGAACTTGAATATTATGTTCAACCGTCGTGCTGTGTACacggaaaaaaataaatacaagtaGCATAACGATATAACCAGCCACTGACACCCATTCGATTTATGCACACTCGTCTGATGCCCACTGACCACAATtcagggctttttacacttgcaaaattttgcttagtcaagtaccaacggtggggctaaggcccctcagccccaccgttggtaccggactttccttagcccagTTTCTGTTTAcgcttgtttttgccaaagtgggctagcgccaccgataatcccgtactatctgacCCTGCAAAAAAGCAGCGTTAGCACCCcaaattgcggtgctaaccccgcaaatgcggtgccaagcaagcgagtgtaaacagaacgaaaaaataatccggggctaagcgacggagacgaagtccgacccccactgaccaatcagaaacgaggtaatcaagtactgccggtgcgtgcgtgtacttgtacagtacacagcgtaatcatgaatattcatgtggtttggaaagaaagtacgggactaagaaatacgagtgtaaaaagatcagttttctccttagcccaggacaagagcttagtacgggatttattggggagtgtaaaaagctgaaaaaaattggtacgggactaacgatagtcctgggtcagagaaaatacggggttaagaaacacaattTTGGGGTGCTTTTATTGAGTGTGATTGATGATAAATTATCCTGGAATTCTCATGTGAATCATATATGTTCAACAATATCGAAAAGTATTGGTGTTCTGTACAAATTACAATTTCTTccacaaaatattttaaagatGCTGTATTATTCGTTTGTTTCAGTTCACATAAAATATTGTAGTATTGTTTGGGGTTTTactacaaagaaaaatattgatcgtattcataaattacagagACGCAGTATTCGTTTGATAACTAACTCTTCATATTTAGCTCCCAGTAAGCCATTATTTCTTACGATGAAAATTTTACCTGTTCAAGAATTTATTTCTTTGGAaagtatgatttttatttttaaagtttccaACAATGTTCTTTCTGAAGTATTTCACAACCATTTCACTTTGAATTGTTCTATACACAATTACCAGGAATGCTCTAAATTTTCACACACCATTAAACCGGATTTCAAAAACCCAATCCTCCATTTTTTTACCATGTCCCTATTCTTTGGAATACTCTTCCTCCAACAGTCAAGAGTAGTAAGACCTTACGTCAATTTAAAAGGCtttataaaaaatatatttttgatgaaatgtatcTGAAACTGTAAGTATAAGTATGCATAGTTTCCACCTCtgcctcttttcttctcttttcattgtatctttgacctttgttttatcaattgaaTTTGTGTAATAATTGTTTAGTGGAAATGTATTGATAATTGTTTGTAGGGGATCATTTCCAACAAGCCTCGTGTGTGCTTTCTATGATccctccattcaaaatgtgtaaatgtacCAAGGCAattgtgttttgatatttgtagaTGTTAAGttttgatatggaaataaatgaatgaatgaatgaatgaaagtgtAAAAAAGGCTTTCATAACATGTAGACATCACAAACTGTCAAATCAAGCGCCTAATCCTATTTCTTCCTCTCTCGTCTCTCTTCACGTTAATCTGCACAGGAATGTGTCGTCGCAGCAGAAAAAGAATTAGTTATTTTGACCCGCagtgaaacaaacaacaaatagaCAGTATGTagaacaaaaaaagtaaaaatcgaCGAATCTTGGTTTAAATGACTTACTACTGGTAACTTTCAAGTTCGTGTACCCTGTCTGAAACTACAGGACTTTCATACCATGCATACAATTTGCTttgcttcttttgtttttcgCATGTTTGGAAACTACTGGTCAAATTCTATCCTATCGTGTCCTAGCGATCATACATGAACGAGAATGCCGCTAATTGGTTTTCTTTTAATCTGTATCTATTACAGTTCAGAGGATAGTTCCAGGACGCTCCGGCAGAGATCCTTTCTTCAGGAAAATTTCTGACATCATGGCTGACATCGAGAACAGGATTGCTGAATCGGAAGGTCAGCTTTAATGTACAGGCGACTgtcgttataatgaagtcctagGGACTggtagttttctttcgtttatATCAAAATTCCTGTATAtctgacaaaaataaaatgtatgaagaTATGTAACTGATAATTCTGGCCCCTGAATTCTGCTCCGTTGTAGccaaaatttcgttatatccatgttcgttataacaggagtacgCCCTATTACGTACTGGTCTTGTACAAACCGGATTTAACGGAGAAGTAAGACACAAGGCTTATATTGACTTTATGCATACTGAAACAGAACACGTGTCGTAACGATACTATAGAGTAATATTTGAGTACAGTGTCATTTGAATTCTCGCGGTTACCGTAACGAGAGTTGTAATCATTCACCATGCTATTTCTAGGGAGGCatattaggcctacatagtAATGATAAAGGAGGCTGTAATACGGGAACAATGTTACCTTTTTGTCGAGAATATCTATTGCAAAGTCTGTGATACTATTCACATAATTTTATCTccgtaatgaaatgaaatgtaagcACTGCAGTATGTACTCCCACAGAGTATGTACAGCCGTATACTcccacagaaaaacaaaacttgtgcCATTAATCAGATTGGGgaaaatggaattgaaattgatgaaaaaaatgtgatagcAGAAAAGATGAATTTATATTTTACAAACATAGGCAAACAAATACAGGAAACTATCTCAACCGATGATGATTTTCACAGCAGACAtgaaggatgatgatgatgatgatgaaacagcatttatatagcgccatttatatgttgaaacattcaaaggcgcccagcTCCCACAAAGTGTCAAACATCAtccacaaagttgctggaaaagataagTCTTCAGTTCAGACTTGAAGGTTTTTATTAATCAAGTAATTATGTAaggagaagaaatgaatgatggctacaataatgatgatgataatgaagatgatgatgaagaagaaaacgaGAGTAAtaatgaatttgatttcaaaGAAATAACTGAACAAGAAGTGTTGGATATGTTGAATGGTTTACAGGAAAATAAATCAAGTGGTTTAGACACAATCCCAGCATCCCTAATAAAGCCCGTAGCAAGTTACATTGTCAGACCTCTTACTCACATTTTCGATATGTCCATAATGCATGGCTCATTTCCCAGAGAATGGAAATTGTCACGGGTAACCCCGATCCACAAAGGAGGGGATAAGAGTGACATCGGgaattatagacctatatctGTTTTACCCATTTTTGCTAAGATTATGGAGAAATTAGTATGTAACCAGTTTTACAGATATTTGATTGAAGAATCTATATTGAGTGAAAGTCAGTTTGGCTTTAGACCGAAACATTCGACTGAAACAGCTCTATTGAACGTGACGGCAAACTGGTCAGATTCTATAGACGAGGGCAGATTGGTAGGAATGGTGAccttagatttgaaaaaaaaaagccttcgaTACTGTCCACCATGGTATTTTATTGTATAAACTCAGAAGAACGGATTCGCACGGAGTTGAAACGAAGGAGTATTTCTTATTATGGGACAAAACTGTGGAATAATTTGAGAGATGATATTAAGGTAGCAAATTTGGGTGAGTTTAAAAGGCGAGTAAATGAGGATGAAAGTGTTTTAGCAAGAGCAAAGGAATTTTTTGTGTTCAGATAATATTTGtgattatatgttttatttgttttgaatatatatGCAGGGGCGGGTGGGTtgcagttgtgtgtgtgtgtgtgtgtgtatatgcgtAGGTTAGGGTAGTTAGAGGGGATGTGCAGTGTACGTTTTACAGCAATCTGTTATCAATAGTTTTACTGTGTGTGTTAGATATTATTTCggtaattttgtgttttatcttattttattgtttttattaagCAAGTAATTATTTAATTAATCATTTtaagaattttatgattttaatggaaatgttattctattttgtaatttgataGTCTTGCCTGTTTTGTGTCTTGCCTACGATATTATGTTGATGGACTTGTGTAGTTTTATGTAGTTTATATTTGCTTTGTATCTATGATGATGAATCCCGTTATGTATACTTGTTTTTATTGCACGGACTGACTGAAAAACAGCCGTGGCTGATGTTAGTACCGTggttaaatgaaatgaatgaaagaatgaatgaatgaatgaatgaatgaatgaatgaatgaatgaatgaatgaatgaatgaaataaaataaaatgtaagaCACTCTCACAAGCAGGAATCATTGTGGTGCAAAGCTGGATGTCAGAAACTTCAAATGAATATTTCCAGTGATAAATAGTAGGCCAACATGTAATTTTGTACACTTAAACCGGAAGGTCCCTCGTCTCACAAGGTATACTGGTACACAATGTAGCAGAATATAGGTTTCGTTGACGCCACTTGACTGATCCTTTGAAAATGTGTATTTCCTTGATGGCTACCGTAGAGGGCTCGCGACTTCTGACTGCTGACAGCACCTCGACAACAGCACGCTCAAAGCGAGGCCAGCCACACTACGAGAACTGGGTGGTCGATTTCACCAAGCAAATCAGACTTCGAGTGAACGATGGCGAAGAGTGTCAGAAACTTCTCACCTACGTAGAGTTCCTCAGGGTGAGAAAATTTCTTCAGACTTTTAAAGCAATGAtgctgcttgaaaaaaaaaaaaacaccgagagaaagaattacatgtaggcctattgtatAAACTTGTAGTTGACGTTTAATCCAGTACATAATCTCTGTTTTTAGCACGCGAAcacaacataaatgaaatattcaaattcatgaaattcttctgtcgagatgttttcattgcaactgattgacaaattgccctatacatcgacgtaaataagcactgaattgatcagtagtCAATTCATCGCTTATTTaggtcgatgtagggcaatttgtcaataaatgaaatacattgtgtagCTGTTGTTTTTGACAAAAAGTACTGGAAATTTTCAACTCCTGTTgtttaatggaatgaaaaaactaaactaaacaaaacaaaaaagatccCATAAACTCTCAATTAATATAAGGAAGAAATCTCTACCTCACATTACGATGTCCAACAATATACCAAAACACCAATGTACCAATATGCCAACATACCAGCATACCAAAATATACCAACGTACCAACATGCCAAACGTACCAATATACCAATATACCAATATAGGGCCCAACATACCAATATACCAACATTATACCAATTATTTACCAATATACCAACATCACACCAATTTACCAATACACCGATATACCAACATGGGTTACGTGTTGATGCATGTGCtatcacatgtatttcaacTTCGTCACCTGCAGATAGCCTATGATGAATGTAGTTATTGcgtttataataattattacatcAAGGATGACAAAGTTGCGTGCTTCCGTGTCAATCTATTGATATTGCAGGGGCAGAATTTTTGTATTCCCATCAAGATTCGCTTTAATTCACTCACTTTTATGTCGGGAAAAGCTCCTTAATGTATGGACAAAACTAATGAAATGAGAAAGATTGTGACTTGACTTCACTCtgtgatgataattatcatcTTGAATATTAAAGGTTTGTCATTTGTATCTTGAATATTAAAGGTTTGTCATTTGTGCACATGGTATATACAGAAATACAACAACTGCCTGTTCATTAACCGTGATGTGCGTACCACTGACGCCATTGACTACATGGAGGAGTTCCTAGCCACTTCAGAACGAGAAATAGCTTCGGGCCTGACTGATGTGATTCTAGCCAAGCAGTTTAGAGGTAGGACCCacatcattttgaagtttcCATCATGTTGTATAGTCACAATGTATAGTACTGTACAGATAATTAAGCCAATAAAGATAATTACGAagataacaagaacaaaagacCAGCTAAGATTTAAGGTTTACTAGTAGTACTCTATTTTGCTCTTTGTTGTTTGTATACTGCAACAATTGCTACAAAGAAGCCATATATAGAGGTTGGCATTTTCTACAGCCAGAATGttatatgatatcataattattcgAGAGAATTGTGATATGGGAAGTTCGGTGTGGAAAGACAGTTCACTATTACTATTTTTCTAAGGTAATATGACAACAATGGATTCTTGaatgtgtgtgagtttgtgcgtgtgtgtgcgtgtgtgtcacatgtctgtgtgtctgtgttttgcCTGTTTATGTATAATTTGGTGTTATCCCTCAgccttttttttcagcaaagtAAATGAGGTTTCACAGAGTTATTATTTTTCACAGACGCTCTCCCCGAATTGCGGCAGTATTCCGAGCTGCGTcagagcagcagcagcaacccCGTGCTGGCCGAGCTGGGGAGAAGGCTAAAGCACGAATACCGCCTTGAGCCGGAATCTCTGACCATCATCTTCACCAAGACTCGCCAGTCAGCTATGGCTCTGGTCAAATGGCTGAATGAAGAACCGTTCTTGCAGCAGTTCAAGGCTGGTTTCCTTATCGGAAGTGGTGATCAAGGTGCGTAATCATGTTCTCTTATTAAAGCACATCAGATTCATTCTCGTTAACCGCACATATTATGGACAAACAAAAGTGGTCACTATTTCGGGACATCATATTACACTTAGTACTTTCGCATGTTAGTAATCCTTGTCGAAAACACGCAGGCTACTCCCATTTCATAGCGAAGTACGGCAGACAACTCGGAGAAATACTGCACGGTATATTTGAATTCTTATGAGTGAGCTAAAAATATTTACATTCTAAAGGTTAATGTTTACAATTTCTGTATATGTTCTCCTCATGTCACTCCTCACTAAAATTGCTAAACCGTACAATACACCCTGGACTGAtctgctttgattttttttctctcctttcttaactttctgaaaataaatttcaaaaactttcatattcattttatatCATACTTTCTTGCTGTCATTACTGCTCTAGGCTTCCTACAGGTACTTCTGTAGACCACGtcgttttgtctgtttgtctttcCAACAGGAATGACTTCTAACGCACAGGCTGAATTGCTCAAGATGTTCAgtgaaggagaaaagaaaatcgTCGTTTCTACGTCAGTAGCAGAAGAAGGTCTCGATATCCAGAAGTGCAACGTTGTAGTCAGATACAACTACGTGACCAGTGACGTAGGACACGTGCAGACAAAGGGTAATTGGACGACTCGAGATACGATCGTAAAAATTTGTGATTGAATGCGTTTCAGAATGGAAACTTAAATgacttcttccattttttttttctttcgcgtTGTGATTGTAATTGCATGTTATCAGGATAATCGATTCATAATCAGTCTTTCTTCAACGATCGTGGTTGGCAAGTAATTTGGTTCTACactattattttgttgttgatgttgctgtTCCGGATCTTCGGCACTCTGAAAgccatttttgccccccccccccccattccgcTGCCCGTGGACCATTGACTGCTTCTATAAAACCTATCAGTGCCAATTCGACGGACATGCCTCCAAATATGCgccacgtttgtttgtttgtttgttttttcttgtggtttgtttgtttgtttgttcgtttgtttgctgttattgaaattgaaaaaagaaaattgcaatCTAAGAATCTATCCTAACACGAACTTAACTTGCATTGAATCATTTTTGAAAACGTTAAAGGACAATTTTGGACCtgaaataactttaaaaaatgcaagcaatttaaaagcaaaagcatgacaatttttttttcaaattcagattgaaaataaggaagttgcGATATTCTAAAGATTCTAATATTTATGTCAAAAAAGTTCTCGAGCAGTATAAATGCGCAAATTGGTGAGCTGATTACATCATCACCTCACAAGTGTTCTATTGATCGTTTACAAAACAAGAGACATGGgtgtctagcgctcacctgagcaTCGCAAGTTAACCTTCCACGCATTCCTGCAGACTATGACCTGCACATAGGTGAAGAAGAAAAGCATACATATATAGCAAACTGGGGAGGGGCGTGGTCAAGGGGGTGAATCGTATCTATTTGTATATTCTATCACAATGGCCAAGTGATGGCGAacatacctgccaagtttgtagaaaattttggcatgccttttcaaaaagaaaatgaaaaacgtgaAATCATAGTAAACTTCACCGAAATCACTTAGCTCCCACCATTAAATCCATAGGCTTATAAAAAGTGTATAATGTACATCAAAATGACTGAATATACACGTAGGCCTGGTTCAATACACAGTATATGTAGAACAATTTATTTGAAGGCAATAATAGATAAAATCCGTTGACGTCACTTTGGTTTTTgtaggtttttgttttcttttggtgATACGTATATAATTTCTCCGAATTCTGAACATGTGACCCACAGGTCGAAGTCGAGCGTTCAACGGCAAGTCGTACCTTGTAGTCAATGCTGATCTCCAGCTTGAGTATCGGGAACTACAAAACATCATGCGGGTCGCCATGATGAAAGAGTCGGTTCAGAACCTGGCCAAAATGGATCGGAAAGTGTTAGCCAGGCGGGTAAGTTCTCTCTTTATCTCGCTCACTTACTCTGTTTGTTCTCACCTCCCTTTCCCCTTCCCGCTTGACTGCTCCTCTCAAATTTAAGTGTATGTTGTAGATAAcgcaaaatatatatgttttcaTATCGGTTGCGTTCTCGTATGGGTCTTGCTCAAAAGAAAATTTACAAAAGAACGgataaactacaaaattatactCTTTATGAAAATAAGACATGATAAGACAACTAAAAACGAAAATGACATAAAACCGGCAGCTATGATTATTTTGAGAAAAGTGGCCAATAAGACTATTGGATGCAAACGGGCGCAGCAAGATTTTACCAAAGGattaatttcttctttatttttgtcaacAGTCGCTAACCTGCTACATGAAAGTAAATCGACAGtttcaaatttcaaactttattttgaaattcaGACAAAAGGTATAGTGACAGTGTTATATCGATGTGTGAACAAATGTCATATCCTACGAAGACAGGCCAGATATCATATAGATAACATTCATGGTGATAGGGTAGAGACATAATGATACAGAATGATTCATCCGAATGATAAGAATATGAACAGTTGTCGGAGGTTAAAGTATCATGTAGCCGAACGGATTTAAAGATACCAAAGCATCTTTTGTTAGACCAACTTCTTTCTTATAAGCACACTCTCtgttgaaaatcaaaattaatgGAAATCCTGTAAAAATGATGCAGGACAGCGTATTAATGGGTATAGAATTTATTTCGGAAACAGGCCACGTGTTAATACTTTGCGTCGTTTTGCCTCCAGTAATGAAGGAATAAACATATACATTTCCATTCACGTAGACCTACATGAAGTCTCTATATGCTACGCAATACAACTATACATGCTTTCCTCATCTATACTAACTCTCTCTACCCCTTCCCCCATTGTGGCTTTTAAACACATACGcaagcacgcacacacacaacaatcaTAGATTCGATAtctgtagggcctataggcATACCTGTGCTTTGGCGTCTTATCCGCTATATACCGACGGTTTCACGCTGCAGGGCGatcaatcctcaacaaactatactagtacatgtatatccaacGGATATGTAtaatgatagagagagagagagaaagagagagagagttatgtatatgtatatatataaatatgtatatattatgtaaattatatatgtatatataattttagCAAAAATGACGGCACATGTTACTAATTTACCATTTACCCCACTGTAAATTGGTGTTCCTTTCAGCTCAATCGAT of the Diadema setosum chromosome 16, eeDiaSeto1, whole genome shotgun sequence genome contains:
- the LOC140239467 gene encoding ATP-dependent RNA helicase DHX58-like, with amino-acid sequence MADLEGGEQDGERNIQVVTVVYKPVLLEVLDPNDVLPYMSQMFTGPEKADIEALQQRCLNGDTPRRDLVQEFLDMLEKVEDKRGIFQAFMEALNRSDNEYLRHHLEGTSNLTSKRRENYQYLMKVYLDKLKDMSTMRVMKHLEGSCLNSNDIERIRRKNENYGPIAACTELMLRLQRKDEDFFDRLVKGLDESGSKDLARELLQMKNFALGIEDTDSDQTDEEIPMETTETEEVVDEKTVDVDTAVNEGPQELILRPYQEKVAAQSLRGENSLVVLPTGKGKTEVAIAVIQRLFLHSSDSELGASSSHGNKKTVFVVNKVPLVTQQKERCLKYLRGKCRVAGVSGEEIAGAPLDTVIDSNDIIVLTAQILVNALKNSTSGVSLSQIDLLVLDECHHCQKLNPYNVLMALYRDLKLNQPTAQRPQILGLTASPGVGNAKNLKEAEEHIIKLCANLDAIIPQETNEVTFDEQDEGPRQIQRIVPGRSGRDPFFRKISDIMADIENRIAESEEGSRLLTADSTSTTARSKRGQPHYENWVVDFTKQIRLRVNDGEECQKLLTYVEFLRKYNNCLFINRDVRTTDAIDYMEEFLATSEREIASGLTDVILAKQFRDALPELRQYSELRQSSSSNPVLAELGRRLKHEYRLEPESLTIIFTKTRQSAMALVKWLNEEPFLQQFKAGFLIGSGDQGMTSNAQAELLKMFSEGEKKIVVSTSVAEEGLDIQKCNVVVRYNYVTSDVGHVQTKGRSRAFNGKSYLVVNADLQLEYRELQNIMRVAMMKESVQNLAKMDRKVLARRIREEQREDQKERLMKKKSLEAKTARRVDMSIKFHCIKCLTMACTSDDIRSFRGTHHVVCNDQFLQCIQRKDYEKVKILDGMEHRQEIFCGKCQKKWGTMVVCRGHKLPLIAVKNFTLINQQGRKMLLKKWKEVPFTIRDLDLSDLEEQVNNLSAPNDDDAGNQSDDGNQSDDDNQLAYFNIKEDENN